In a genomic window of Magnolia sinica isolate HGM2019 chromosome 14, MsV1, whole genome shotgun sequence:
- the LOC131225430 gene encoding probable polygalacturonase isoform X2: protein MRRSVTLLEVLLVLALITEAPWAINGSSDCKPSRSRAFRPHSVTITEFGAVGDGTTLNTKAFQNAIFYLRSFADKGGAQLFVPAGRWLTGSFNLISHLTLMLDKEAVILGSIDSRDWPIVDPLPSYGRGRELPGRRHKSLIYGYNLTDVIITDSSNDVCIEDCYISTGDDLIAIKSGWDEYGISYARPSTNIFIRRVTGETSSSAGIALGSEMSGGISEVHVEGLQLFNSKSGINIKTSPGRGGYIRNVYISDVTMKNVTIAIRFLGQYGEHPDDNYNASALPIIERITFKNIIGKTIRFAGLLQGIEGDSFHNICLSNITLDVTSDLPWNCSDIQGYSILVSPESCEPLREILPKNSSACYLSNHLPSESSEGSRLVRTMMKFTSMYPLLLW, encoded by the exons ATGAGGAGATCTGTAACT CTGCTGGAAGTGCTTCTGGTACTTGCATTGATCACTGAGGCTCCATGGGCAATCAATGGTAGCTCAGATTGCAAACCATCGAGGTCAAGGGCTTTCCGACCCCACAGCGTCACGATAACTGAATTCGGCGCGGTTGGAGATGGGACCACCCTCAACACAAAGGCATTTCAGAATGCAATCTTTTACCTTCGTTCATTTGCCGATAAGGGTGGAGCTCAGCTTTTCGTACCGGCTGGAAGGTGGTTGACTGGGAGCTTCAACCTTATCAGCCATCTCACATTGATGTTGGATAAGGAGGCGGTGATTCTCGGATCAATT GACTCCAGAGACTGGCCGATTGTTGATCCGTTGCCCTCATACGGTCGAGGAAGGGAGCTACCTGGCAGAAGGCACAAAAGCCTCATTTATGGGTACAATCTCACTGATGTTATAATAACAG ACTCGTCAAACGATGTCTGCATTGAGGACTGTTACATTAGCACTGGCGACGACCTGATTGCCATCAAAAGTGGGTGGGACGAGTATGGCATTTCCTATGCTCGTCCGAGCACAAACATATTCATCCGTCGTGTCACTGGAGAGACTTCATCTAGTGCTGGAATCGCGCTCGGGAGTGAGATGTCAGGCGGTATATCTGAAGTGCATGTGGAGGGCCTCCAGCTTTTCAATTCAAAAAGTGGTATCAATATAAAAACATCGCCAGGACGAGGTGGTTACATTCGAAATGTTTACATCTCAGATGTGACCATGAAAAATGTAACGATAGCCATCAGATTCTTGGGTCAGTATGGAGAGCACCCAGATGACAATTACAACGCAAGTGCTCTTCCTATCATAGAGAGGATCACCTTCAAAAATATAATAGGAAAAACCATCAGGTTTGCAGGCCTGCTACAGGGCATAGAAGGGGATAGTTTCCACAACATATGCTTATCCAACATCACCCTGGATGTGACATCAGATCTGCCATGGAACTGTTCGGACATTCAAGGCTATTCTATATTAGTTTCTCCAGAGTCTTGTGAGCCTCTCAGAGAGATACTCCCCAAGAATTCTTCGGCCTGTTACCTATCTAATCATTTGCCAAGCGAATCGTCTGAAGGGAGCCGCTTGGTTAGAACGATGATGAAGTTCACATCAATGTATCCTTTGCTGCTATGGTGA
- the LOC131225430 gene encoding probable polygalacturonase isoform X1 — MRRSVTLLEVLLVLALITEAPWAINGSSDCKPSRSRAFRPHSVTITEFGAVGDGTTLNTKAFQNAIFYLRSFADKGGAQLFVPAGRWLTGSFNLISHLTLMLDKEAVILGSIDSRDWPIVDPLPSYGRGRELPGRRHKSLIYGYNLTDVIITGDNGTIDGQGSVWWDSFTNHTLNFTRPHLVELMHSNGVVISNLTFLNSPFWTIHPVYCSQVHIHDITILAPLESPNTDGIDPDSSNDVCIEDCYISTGDDLIAIKSGWDEYGISYARPSTNIFIRRVTGETSSSAGIALGSEMSGGISEVHVEGLQLFNSKSGINIKTSPGRGGYIRNVYISDVTMKNVTIAIRFLGQYGEHPDDNYNASALPIIERITFKNIIGKTIRFAGLLQGIEGDSFHNICLSNITLDVTSDLPWNCSDIQGYSILVSPESCEPLREILPKNSSACYLSNHLPSESSEGSRLVRTMMKFTSMYPLLLW; from the exons ATGAGGAGATCTGTAACT CTGCTGGAAGTGCTTCTGGTACTTGCATTGATCACTGAGGCTCCATGGGCAATCAATGGTAGCTCAGATTGCAAACCATCGAGGTCAAGGGCTTTCCGACCCCACAGCGTCACGATAACTGAATTCGGCGCGGTTGGAGATGGGACCACCCTCAACACAAAGGCATTTCAGAATGCAATCTTTTACCTTCGTTCATTTGCCGATAAGGGTGGAGCTCAGCTTTTCGTACCGGCTGGAAGGTGGTTGACTGGGAGCTTCAACCTTATCAGCCATCTCACATTGATGTTGGATAAGGAGGCGGTGATTCTCGGATCAATT GACTCCAGAGACTGGCCGATTGTTGATCCGTTGCCCTCATACGGTCGAGGAAGGGAGCTACCTGGCAGAAGGCACAAAAGCCTCATTTATGGGTACAATCTCACTGATGTTATAATAACAG GTGACAATGGGACCATTGATGGGCAAGGTAGTGTCTGGTGGGATTCGTTTACAAATCACACTCTGAACTTCACTCGGCCGCATCTTGTTGAGTTGATGCACTCGAATGGGGTGGTTATATCGAACTTGACTTTCTTGAACTCGCCATTTTGGACCATCCACCCTGTATACTGCAG CCAAGTCCATATTCACGACATCACGATACTTGCCCCCCTTGAATCACCAAATACAGATGGGATTGATCCAG ACTCGTCAAACGATGTCTGCATTGAGGACTGTTACATTAGCACTGGCGACGACCTGATTGCCATCAAAAGTGGGTGGGACGAGTATGGCATTTCCTATGCTCGTCCGAGCACAAACATATTCATCCGTCGTGTCACTGGAGAGACTTCATCTAGTGCTGGAATCGCGCTCGGGAGTGAGATGTCAGGCGGTATATCTGAAGTGCATGTGGAGGGCCTCCAGCTTTTCAATTCAAAAAGTGGTATCAATATAAAAACATCGCCAGGACGAGGTGGTTACATTCGAAATGTTTACATCTCAGATGTGACCATGAAAAATGTAACGATAGCCATCAGATTCTTGGGTCAGTATGGAGAGCACCCAGATGACAATTACAACGCAAGTGCTCTTCCTATCATAGAGAGGATCACCTTCAAAAATATAATAGGAAAAACCATCAGGTTTGCAGGCCTGCTACAGGGCATAGAAGGGGATAGTTTCCACAACATATGCTTATCCAACATCACCCTGGATGTGACATCAGATCTGCCATGGAACTGTTCGGACATTCAAGGCTATTCTATATTAGTTTCTCCAGAGTCTTGTGAGCCTCTCAGAGAGATACTCCCCAAGAATTCTTCGGCCTGTTACCTATCTAATCATTTGCCAAGCGAATCGTCTGAAGGGAGCCGCTTGGTTAGAACGATGATGAAGTTCACATCAATGTATCCTTTGCTGCTATGGTGA
- the LOC131225592 gene encoding uncharacterized protein LOC131225592, with the protein MALRRALGWSDGELMRSDSKPCSRLMRHTAGIFSVGGGLGFWVLCRLHYGPRITVPRSLRWAACGTVSMSSMSALLVRLFSPECEPQNIAAYDKAK; encoded by the exons atggCGTTGAGAAGGGCGTTGGGGTGGTCAGATGGGGAGCTGATGAGATCAGACTCGAAACCATGCTCGAGGCTGATGAGACACACTGCTGGGATTTTCTCTGTCGGAGGTGGTCTCGGCTTCTGGGTCCTCTGCAGATTGCactacg GTCCAAGAATAACAGTACCGAGAAGTCTTAGGTGGGCTGCTTGTGGGACGGTATCTATGAGCTCAATGTCAGCTCTGCTGGTCCGCCTCTTTAGTCCTGAGTGCGAACCCCAGAACATAGCTGCTTATGACAAGGCTAAATGA